A region from the Thermanaeromonas toyohensis ToBE genome encodes:
- the nth gene encoding endonuclease III produces MQGYKVQAILQLLREAYPQAGPQLRFRNPYELLIAAILSAQTSDRQVNRVTERLFAQYPTPEDLAKASPEEVAELIRSLGLYRNKSQHLVFTARELVEKYGGEVPRTREELLHLPGVGRKVANVVLSQAFGQDVIAVDTHVFRVTNRLGLVQARTPEEAEEQLMVILPPGTRGEAHHLFIFHGRRVCRSFRPDCPVCPVQAYCSYYHKEN; encoded by the coding sequence ATGCAAGGATACAAAGTACAGGCTATTTTGCAGCTTTTGCGCGAGGCTTATCCCCAAGCAGGACCCCAACTACGTTTTCGCAACCCTTACGAGTTATTGATAGCAGCAATTCTTTCGGCCCAGACTTCGGACCGCCAGGTTAACAGAGTAACGGAGAGGCTCTTTGCCCAATACCCTACTCCGGAGGATCTGGCCAAGGCTTCACCGGAAGAGGTAGCTGAGCTTATACGGAGTTTGGGCCTTTACCGTAATAAGAGTCAGCATTTAGTTTTTACTGCCCGGGAGCTGGTGGAAAAGTATGGAGGAGAGGTTCCCCGTACCCGGGAGGAACTTTTGCACCTTCCTGGTGTAGGGCGTAAGGTAGCCAATGTAGTCTTAAGCCAAGCCTTTGGGCAAGATGTTATTGCCGTAGACACCCACGTTTTCCGGGTAACCAATAGATTGGGGTTAGTCCAGGCTAGGACGCCGGAAGAGGCTGAAGAACAATTGATGGTTATTTTACCTCCCGGAACGAGGGGAGAGGCTCACCATCTTTTTATTTTCCATGGCCGACGTGTCTGTCGTTCTTTTCGTCCCGACTGCCCTGTTTGCCCTGTACAGGCTTACTGTAGTTATTATCACAAAGAAAATTGA